GCGCCGCGTCCAACCTTGGGCTTAGCCAGTCTTGGTATTTGGCCCTCAACACAAACATTTCGGATGCAATCGCCTCAAGACGAGCTTGTTAGGCATGGATTTCTGCGCCCGAATTTTACAGTAATCCTCAAGGTTAAAACGGATTAAACACTATGTTAGACGCAAATATGAAACAACAGTTGGGCACGTACCTTCAAAATATCGTTAATCCGATTGAGATTACTGTGTCCTCAAATGGCAATGACAAATCAGCAGAGTTAATCTCGCTTGCTCAAGAAATTGAAGCATTAAATACAGGAAAAATTGGTCTAACTATTGATGAAAACCCGAACGGTCGTGCGCCTCAAATGGCCATTGCACCAAAAGGCGAAACGCCTCGTGTTCGCTTCGCAGGCATTCCAATGGGCCATGAATTTACTTCTCTTGTGTTGGCTTTGTTACAAGCGGGTGGCCATCCATCTAAAGCAGCACAAGAGACCCTAGAACAAATTAAAGGATTAGACGCTGAACTGAACTTCGAGGTGTACATTTCCCTCTCATGTCACAACTGCCCTGACGTGGTTCAAGCGGTCAACCTTATGGCAGTACTGAATCCGAAGATCACTGCCACCATGATAGATGGCGCTTTGTTCCAGAGCGAAGTAGATGAGCGCAACATCATGGCCGTTCCAGCGGTTTTCCTAAATGGTGAACACTTTGGTCAAGGCCGTATGACCTTAGACGAAATTCTAAACAAAGTAGACACAGGTGCCGCGGATAAACAAGCAGCCGCTTTGTCTGAAAAAGACCCATACGATGTTTTGGTAGTGGGTGGTGGTCCTGCTGGCGCTTCCGCTGCCATTTATGCAGCGCGTAAAGGCATTCGCACTGGTGTAGTAGCCGAGCGTTTCGGTGGTCAAGTAGCCGATACCATGGCCATTGAAAACTTCATTTCTGTCAAAGCCACCGATGGTCCAAAACTGGTTACCGGTTTGGAACAACACGTATTAGATTATGATGTTGATGTCATGAAGACACAAAAAGCCGTGCGCCTAGAGAAAAAAGACCTAATCGAAGTGGAAATGGAGAATGGCGCGGTTTTAAAAAGTAAATCCGTCGTTCTAGCAACGGGTGCTCGCTGGAGAGAAATGAACGTACCGGGCGAACAAGAATATCGTGGTAAGGGTGTTGCTTACTGCCCACACTGTGACGGCCCCTTGTTCAAAGGCAAGAAAACTGCTGTTATTGGTGGTGGTAACTCAGGTATCGAAGCCGCTATTGATCTTGCAGGTATTGTTGAGCATGTCACTGTGCTGGAATTTGGCGACACACTTCGTGCCGACGATGTGTTAGTGAAAAAGGCTGAGTCTCTCGCCAATGTCACCATCATCAAAAATGCCATGACCACTGAGGTCTTAGGCGATGGTGAACGCGTGATTGGTTTGAAATACACTGATCGTAAGACTGACGAGGTTCATCTAGTGGATGTGGCAGGTATCTTCGTACAAATCGGCTTGGTACCAAACAGTGAATTCCTCGAAAATACCTTGGAATTGACCAATCGTGGCGAGATTGTGGTAAACGGACACGGCGAGACATCAATGCCTGGAGTCTTTGCCGCTGGAGATGTGACCACTGCGCCTTATAAGCAAATCATCATTTCCATGGGATCGGGTGCAACCGCTGCCTTGGGTGCATTCGATTACCTAATCCGCAACTAAGCGGACTACTAGAAGCCATATAAACCGCCATCTTGCTTAGCGAGATGGCGGTTTTTTTATCGCAAAATTCTGTTAGCACTCCAGAAACAAACTGTTTCGTACAAAAATAAGTACAAGTACAATTTTAGCTACTCAGTTGGAGGAGTAGCTTATGGATACATTAAGTTATTCAGCCTTTAGAACCAATCTGGCCAGTACACTTGATAAAGTGAATGACGACCATAAACCTGTTCTCATTACTCTTCAGGGCGGCAAACCTGCTGTACTTATTAGCTTAGAAGATTTTCAAGCATATGAAGAAACAGCTTATTTGATGGCAAGCCCAAAAAACGCTTCCCGCTTGAACGAAGCCATTGCCGAAATAGAAGCAGGTAATGCAGCAAAAAGAAATCTAATTGAAGAATGATCTTAGCTTGGGCTGAACACGCATGGGAAGATTATCTTTATTGGCAGCTAAAAGATAAAAAGACCCTTAAGCGGATTAATACGTTAATTAAAGCTATTTCACCTCAGCCCTTTGAAGAGGTAGGCGACCCGGAGCCATTAAAGCATAACTGGTCTGGCTATTGGTCACGCTGTATTGATCGAGAGCGCAGACTTGTCTATAAAGTAGAAGGTAATCAGCTATTTATCGTTCAGTGTCGTTATCACTACTAACAGCAGCCCTTGCTGACTATTTCCGCAATGACGCCAACAAATGTCAAAAAACTTCTCTTTCAATCAGCTAGATAATCTGGAATCTAATTGGCGCGGTAACTCAATACTCATTATATCTGGACTATGTAAATTATATCTGGACTATGTAAATTGAGAGAGGTTACAGCCGAGTATTAGTGACCATGCTCTCTGTAAACCAATTAACATGCCATTAAAGCTCTCATCCTAAGAGCTTTAATGGCATTCTGATCAATTTAGTGAGACATGTTGGATAACAAGTCTGGATTCGTGACCAAGTTTCTCACCCCATGGGCGTGGTCTTCTTTGAAGACATTGTCACTGTCACACCAGTCACCAACTGTGGAGATGCTAACTTTCTGGACTTTAGGACGAACATTCCATGTAACTTGATAAGGCGATGCCTTTTCATTGTAACCAGGTCCTGTGGTAGAACCAGCGTAGCTTATAGGTTTTCCAGTATTGCTCGGAATATCCGTGGCTTGATAAAAACCATTACGCTCACCATAAGCTGTCAACTTTCCAAAATCCAATGCATTATCGTCATTAACAACAACGTACACTTGCGCTTCAACACGTAGCTGCGGGTTTTTAATTTCCTCGCTGATACAAGATCCTAAGGTCGGACCAGGTTTTACTTGCGCTGAAGAATAAACATAGTGAACTTCGATGGTATCGCCTGGTGAGACTTTACTGTGCTTACTTTTACACACAGAACCACCTTTAATCGGCCGCAACTCTTGAGCCGTTAACTTGCCATTGTATAGGTAACCAGTTTGGTAGCCTTCACCATCACCATTGCCAGCATAGGTAGTAAATTCTCCACCTTTGTGCTCCGCGTTTTTATGGAAATGAATATTACAAAGGTTCATCTTGGTAACAACAGGGGCTTCGCCAAAGGTCAGAATATTTCGCCCAAACTTACGTTCAATATCCCTTGGGGCTTGAGGCCCATAACCTTTACCATAACTACTTTCAGCCAATTTACTACGCTGTTCGCTAATGACTTCGTCTGAAACGACATTCGACTCACTCGCAAAAACACAACTGGTAAACAGGCTTATACCCACAATACTCATTAGATTAGTTACTTTCATTCACTCTTTCCTATTTTCCCAATTGATGATCTCAATAAGATCTTTAAGTATGACTGTAAACACCAATATCCTGAATAAACTCAAGATATTCGTGTTTGATACTATCAACCGCTTTTCTTCGAAATGTTAAAAATTACGCTTTTTCCATTTATTTCCATGCTTCTTTCACAAAATGTATCTATTTGCCTTATTCCCATAAGATAAATAGGTGTGCGCAAGAAGTGTGATTTAGATGGGTCACTGTTACCAAGCAAGACTGAATCACTTTGCCTTCTCTAAAAAGTAATGCAGAAGTTTTAGGCATAAGTGCTGAGCGTACCTTTTGCTCTTTTAGTGGTAAAAAAAAACGGTGCTCAACTCATGAGAGTCGAAAGTACCGCTTGGATTGGAATCAAGGAGATTAACGAAAGGCTTTCACAAGGGCCAATAAGCCAAAGCCATTCAGAATAAGATTAATACCAACAATCACACTCAGAAAAATCGGTGCTGCCGTTGGCAAATCCCACAACATCAACAGGGCAATCACAATCGACAACAAAGCCGAGAGAGCTAGAGCGACTTGGTAGCTGGTGTTCAGTTCGCCTTTAAACACTCGAATGCCTTTCATTACGCCATCAAAGCCAAATAAGACGGCCATAATAAGACCTAAACTCATGACGCCACTTAATGGATTGCTGAGCAGGATAAAAGCCACCAGCGCAAGGATCAGTCCGTTTAATAAATCAAACGCAACACCTTGCCAGCGACGCATTAAAAACGCATGGGCAAAGTAGGTTACTGCGGCGAAGAACAGGGTCCAACCAAGCACTTTCTCGATACCCAACGCAAAAGTAGTGGGGGCAATGAGGGCATAAATGCCTAATGCAATAAAGACAAAGCCTATGATGTTTAAAAGTTTCCCCTGTTTTTGTACTGCTTGCTGTAAAAGTTCCTTCGCGGATTGACGGTCAAAAGAAGACATAAAAATCCCTCTTTTTAATGACAAATGAATGAGTTAGCTATTTCAGACTTATATGAAACTCTATCATCAAAAATTGGATTCGGGATACGCTCAATCATTCAATCAATGTGAAGTT
The window above is part of the Marinomonas sp. THO17 genome. Proteins encoded here:
- a CDS encoding DUF308 domain-containing protein, with protein sequence MSSFDRQSAKELLQQAVQKQGKLLNIIGFVFIALGIYALIAPTTFALGIEKVLGWTLFFAAVTYFAHAFLMRRWQGVAFDLLNGLILALVAFILLSNPLSGVMSLGLIMAVLFGFDGVMKGIRVFKGELNTSYQVALALSALLSIVIALLMLWDLPTAAPIFLSVIVGINLILNGFGLLALVKAFR
- the ahpF gene encoding alkyl hydroperoxide reductase subunit F translates to MLDANMKQQLGTYLQNIVNPIEITVSSNGNDKSAELISLAQEIEALNTGKIGLTIDENPNGRAPQMAIAPKGETPRVRFAGIPMGHEFTSLVLALLQAGGHPSKAAQETLEQIKGLDAELNFEVYISLSCHNCPDVVQAVNLMAVLNPKITATMIDGALFQSEVDERNIMAVPAVFLNGEHFGQGRMTLDEILNKVDTGAADKQAAALSEKDPYDVLVVGGGPAGASAAIYAARKGIRTGVVAERFGGQVADTMAIENFISVKATDGPKLVTGLEQHVLDYDVDVMKTQKAVRLEKKDLIEVEMENGAVLKSKSVVLATGARWREMNVPGEQEYRGKGVAYCPHCDGPLFKGKKTAVIGGGNSGIEAAIDLAGIVEHVTVLEFGDTLRADDVLVKKAESLANVTIIKNAMTTEVLGDGERVIGLKYTDRKTDEVHLVDVAGIFVQIGLVPNSEFLENTLELTNRGEIVVNGHGETSMPGVFAAGDVTTAPYKQIIISMGSGATAALGAFDYLIRN
- a CDS encoding type II toxin-antitoxin system prevent-host-death family antitoxin gives rise to the protein MDTLSYSAFRTNLASTLDKVNDDHKPVLITLQGGKPAVLISLEDFQAYEETAYLMASPKNASRLNEAIAEIEAGNAAKRNLIEE
- a CDS encoding delta-class carbonic anhydrase, whose product is MKVTNLMSIVGISLFTSCVFASESNVVSDEVISEQRSKLAESSYGKGYGPQAPRDIERKFGRNILTFGEAPVVTKMNLCNIHFHKNAEHKGGEFTTYAGNGDGEGYQTGYLYNGKLTAQELRPIKGGSVCKSKHSKVSPGDTIEVHYVYSSAQVKPGPTLGSCISEEIKNPQLRVEAQVYVVVNDDNALDFGKLTAYGERNGFYQATDIPSNTGKPISYAGSTTGPGYNEKASPYQVTWNVRPKVQKVSISTVGDWCDSDNVFKEDHAHGVRNLVTNPDLLSNMSH
- a CDS encoding Txe/YoeB family addiction module toxin, with product MILAWAEHAWEDYLYWQLKDKKTLKRINTLIKAISPQPFEEVGDPEPLKHNWSGYWSRCIDRERRLVYKVEGNQLFIVQCRYHY